In Vibrio alginolyticus NBRC 15630 = ATCC 17749, the sequence TATGACCAATTTCACCGACGTTGCGGTTAAAACCAAGAAAAACCTGGCCGTTAACGATAATACCTGCGCCAGTACCGCGGTGGACGCTAACCAAAATAGAATCCTGGCAGTCTTGGCTTGCTCCAAAGTAGTGCTCAGCCAACGCCATGCCACGTACGTCGTTGCCAACAAAGCATGCTGTATTAAACTTCTCTCCAACAATTTCACCGAGAGCAAGATTATCGATATCGGTATTAGGCATGTATTCGACCACGCCAGTTGTTGGGTTAACAAGGCCCGGTAAAGTGATGCCGATAGCGATGAGTTGATCAATTTTGTCTTCGCAACGGCTTACGAAATCTTTTAATAAATCGATAAGCCCTGCGATTAAGTCTGCTTGGTTAGTGTAGTGCAATTCATGCTGATCTTCTGCAAGCGCGGTGCCACCTAAATCGTATAAACTGAACTGTACGTAATCTCGACCTAAGCGAACGGCAATCGAATGAAAAGGTTTGACTTCAGTAGTCAAAGAGATCGCACGACGACCACCAGTTGAAGCTTGTTGGGCGACCTCCTTAATAAGGCCGCGCTCTAAAAGTTGGCGGGTTATTTTGGTAACACTAGCAGGCGCGAGCTGACTCACGTCCGCGACTTGAATACGGGAGATAGGACCTTGCTGATCAATCAGCCTATATACCGCAGCGCTGTTAAGCTGTTTTACTAAAT encodes:
- the nagC gene encoding DNA-binding transcriptional regulator NagC — protein: MNGGQIGNVDLVKQLNSAAVYRLIDQQGPISRIQVADVSQLAPASVTKITRQLLERGLIKEVAQQASTGGRRAISLTTEVKPFHSIAVRLGRDYVQFSLYDLGGTALAEDQHELHYTNQADLIAGLIDLLKDFVSRCEDKIDQLIAIGITLPGLVNPTTGVVEYMPNTDIDNLALGEIVGEKFNTACFVGNDVRGMALAEHYFGASQDCQDSILVSVHRGTGAGIIVNGQVFLGFNRNVGEIGHIQIDPLGEQCQCGNFGCLETVAANPAIIQRVKQLITQGYESSLTDLENITIEAVCQHAMNGDELAKQSLVRVGNQLGKAIAITVNLFNPQKIVIAGDITAAQDIVFPAIQRNVENQSLKTFHNDLPIVASHIDKQPTMGAFAMIKRAMLNGVLLQKLLED